A genomic segment from Nicotiana tabacum cultivar K326 chromosome 7, ASM71507v2, whole genome shotgun sequence encodes:
- the LOC107778976 gene encoding peptide methionine sulfoxide reductase B5, with amino-acid sequence MKMILKFSPFAPSRTLIFNPRFQPRRVIHIHGLSNSQFRVVAMAGAGSVQKSEEEWRAILSPEQFRILRQKGTENPGTGEYNKFFGVGTYLCAGCGTPLYRSATKFNSPCGWPSFYEGLPGAINRNPDPDGVRMEITCAACGGHLGHVFKGEGFRTPTNERHCVNSISLKFKPPSS; translated from the exons atgaaaatgattcTGAAATTCTCACCATTTGCTCCTTCCCGAACTCTGATTTTCAACCCCAGGTTCCAACCCAGAAGAGTAATCCACATTCATGGCCTCTCCAATTCCCAATTCAGAGTTGTAGCCATGGCTGGGGCAGGGTCTGTTCAGAAGTCAGAGGAGGAGTGGCGTGCCATCCTCTCCCCTGAGCAATTCCGGATTCTGAGGCAGAAAGGCACAGA GAATCCAGGGACAGGGGAGTATAACAAGTTTTTTGGTGTAGGCACCTACCTGTGTGCTGGTTGTGGAACTCCCCTCTATAGGTCTGCAACAAAATTCAACTCACCCTGCGGCTGGCCTTCTTTTTATGAGGGTCTCCCCGGGGCCATAAATCGCAAT CCTGACCCAGATGGGGTGAGGATGGAGATAACTTGTGCTGCTTGTGGGGGCCATCTTGGTCATGTTTTTAAAGGTGAAGGGTTTCGTACCCCAACGAATGAGCGCCATTGTGTCAATAGTATATCCCTTAAGTTCAAACCACCAAGTTCTTAA
- the LOC107824183 gene encoding uncharacterized protein LOC107824183, which translates to MSDLELALDLATEVDKINTQMLQKQEALKKSRELLYLEFCNYTGLKSEEMKKKWKRLSEEEKWVLVKGFVLEWAAHFHPLSARSVKDLVDEYLVENTPESTSSAFFPGLKKLMGFSQDDN; encoded by the coding sequence ATGAGCGATTTAGAGCTGGCCTTAGATTTGGCAACAGAGGTTGATAAGATAAACACCCAGATGTTACAAAAACAGGAGGCACTGAAGAAAAGCAGAGAGCTATTGTATTTGGAATTTTGCAACTATACGGGCTTGAAATCGgaggaaatgaagaagaaatggaaGAGATTAAGTGAAGAGGAGAAATGGGTTTTGGTTAAAGGTTTTGTGTTAGAATGGGCTGCTCATTTTCATCCCTTGTCTGCTAGGTCTGTTAAAGATTTGGTTGATGAATACTTGGTCGAAAATACTCCTGAGTCTACTTCTTCTGCTTTTTTCCCTGGACTCAAAAAATTGATGGGATTTTCACAGGATGATAATTAA
- the LOC107792873 gene encoding fatty acid amide hydrolase: MGKKQVMLPASDVDLTAVKYIPENIQAPHLTGVWFKFFLKLVEAPGIGSLMMNHLKNENKFDEKLRYTVIPENPMFKPEFPPQEPELAVVGLVEDGKPEERVELALKCLPEYDPSSNWSGDSTASFRYWKIRDYAYAYRSKFTTPSMVAERFISAIEEFNNKKPPAPLLISFDPDEVRKQAAASTQRFEQGNPLSILDGIFMAIKDDIDCYPHPSKGATTWMHEVREVKKDAVSVSRLRSCGAILVGKANMHELGMGTTGNNANYGTTRNPHDPDRYTGGSSSGPAAIVASGLCSAALGTDGGGSIRIPSSLCGVVGLKSTYGRIDMEGSLCGAGTVEVIGPITATVEDTILVYAAILGSSPVDKISLRPTLPCVPDLSSQHSSQSLESLRLGKYTEWFNDVFSVDISDKCENVLSRLSEKHGCKTVEIVIPELHEMRAAHIVSIGSECLCSMNPDCEDGKGPRLTYDTRTNLALFRSFTAADYVAAQRLRRRIMYFHMEIFKKVDIIVTPTTGMTAPRIPPSALNVGETDLQVSGNLMRFIIAANLLGLPAVSVPVGYDKQGLPIGIQLIGRPWCEASILRLAAAIEETCAEPKKKPLQFYDILKGN, translated from the exons ATGGGGAAGAAACAAGTGATGTTACCGGCGAGTGATGTTGACTTGACGGCGGTGAAGTACATACCGGAAAATATTCAAG CTCCACATTTGACTGGTGTCTGGTTCAAGTTTTTCTTGAAGCTGGTTGAAGCACCGGGTATTGGATCTTTGATGATGAATCACCTCAAGAATGAAAACAAATTTGATGAG AAGTTGAGATACACCGTCATACCGGAGAATCCTATGTTTAAACCCGAATTTCCTCCTCAAG AGCCAGAACTTGCTGTTGTCGGCCTGGTAGAAGACGGAAAGCCTGAAGAGCGAGTTGAGCTAGCCTTAAAGTGTCTTCCAGAATATGATCCATCTAGCAATTGGAGCGGTGATTCAACTGCATCATTCCGCTATTGGAAGATTCGTGATTATGCATATGCATACAGATCTAAGTTTACTACTCCATCTATG GTTGCAGAGCGCTTCATCTCAGCCATTGAGGAGTTCAACAATAAGAAGCCCCCAGCACCACTGTTAATTTCTTTTGACCCAGACGAAGTGAGAAAGCAAGCTGCTGCTTCTACACAAAGATTTGAACAAG GGAATCCACTGTCAATCTTGGATGGGATTttcatggcaatcaaggatgatATTGATTGCTATCCTCACCCTTCGAAGG GAGCAACAACATGGATGCATGAGGTTCGTGAGGTAAAGAAGGATGCTGTTTCTGTGTCGAGATTACGAAGTTGCGGTGCAATTTTGGTTGGAAAGGCAAACATGCATGAGTTGGGCATGGGTACTACTGGAAATAACGCAAACTATGG GACTACAAGAAACCCACATGATCCCGATAGGTATACAGGAGGGTCTTCTTCAGGCCCTGCAGCTATTGTGGCTTCAGGACTGTGTTCCGCTGCTTTGGGGACGGACGGAGGAG GTTCAATTCGAATTCCTTCTTCCCTTTGTGGTGTTGTGGGCTTGAAGTCAACATATGGTCGAATTGACATGGAAGG GTCACTGTGTGGTGCTGGAACAGTGGAAGTAATCGGACCAATCACTGCAACAGTTGAGGACACCATACTTGT GTATGCAGCAATTTTGGGATCCTCTCCTGTTGATAAAATCTCTTTGAGACCG ACCCTCCCTTGTGTACCTGATTTATCTTCACAACATAGCTCACAATCTTTGGAATCACTGCGCCTTGGAAAATATACAGAG TGGTTTAATGATGTATTCTCAGTTGATATTTCTGACAAGTGTGAGAATGTTCTTAGTCGACTATCTGAAAAGCATGGATGCAAA ACGGTAGAGATTGTTATACCAGAGTTGCATGAGATGCGGGCAGCTCATATTGTTTCTATCGGGTCTGAATGTTTATGCAGCATGAATCCAGACTGTGAAGATGG GAAAGGACCACGATTGACATATGATACTCGCACCAATCTGGCACTTTTCCGTTCATTTACAGCAGCAGATTATGTTGCTGCTCAGCGACTTAG GCGGAGGATAATGTATTTCCATATGGAGATTTTCAAGAAGGTGGATATCATTGTGACACCTACAACCGG CATGACAGCGCCCAGAATTCCACCAAGTGCTCTTAATGTTGGGGAGACTGATTTGCAAGTTTCAG GAAATCTTATGCGGTTTATTATAGCAGCAAATCTTCTCGGACTTCCTGCAGTTTCTGTCCCT GTTGGTTATGACAAGCAAGGGCTTCCCATAGGTATCCAACTCATTGGCCGACCCTGGTGTGAAGCTTCCATTTTGCGCTTGGCTGCTGCCATTGAG GAAACTTGTGCCGAGCCCAAGAAGAAACCACTGCAATTTTATGACATTTTGAAAGGGAACTAG
- the LOC142162401 gene encoding putative disease resistance protein RGA3 yields MELPFGLANITGLRHLNIAGRDGLTRLPAGLGNLAQLQTSSLYTVGKGIGESITEISCLNLRGELRIRCLENIRDKEEAILANLRAKKYVELLRFQWGSGNEEKIVKLATARDKCPNLITAPTFQSLLYLELRDWHPKILESVENMSSLSHLVIDALQEIKHLMDLKPLTISYCEKLTHLPAGIRKLKALEYFDINGCHCLESLPTEEIAGFSSPLRIAAT; encoded by the exons ATGGAGTTACCTTTTGGCTTGGCTAATATAACTGGCTTAAGGCACCTTAACATAGCAGGACGTGATGGTCTGACTCGCCTCCCTGCTGGTCTGGGGAATTTGGCTCAGCTTCAAACATCGTCTTTATACACTGTGGGCAAAGGGATTGGAGAAAGCATCACTGAAATCAGTTGTCTAAACTTAAGAGGTGAATTGAGGATAAGGTGCCTGGAGAATATCAGAGACAAAGAAGAAGCTATACTGGCTAATCTGAGGGCGAAGAAGTATGTTGAGTTGTTAAGGTTCCAATGGGGAAGTGGGAACGAAGAGAAGATAGTAAAGCTGGCAACAGCGAG GGATAAGTGTCCTAACCTCATCACTGCTCCAACATTTCAATCTCTTCTTTATCTGGAGCTCCGTGATTGGCACCCTAAGATCTTGGAGTCTGTGGAAAATATGTCTTCACTCTCCCATCTTGTGATTGATGCACTTCAGG AAATAAAGCATCTCATGGATCTGAAGCCACTGACCATTAGCTACTGTGAAAAACTAACCCATTTGCCAGCAGGAATTCGAAAGCTGAAAGCTTTGGAGTACTTTGATATCAATGGGTGCCACTGCTTAGAGTCATTGCCAACAGAAGAAATTGCAGGATTCAGCTCTCCACTGAGAATTGCAGCAACCTGA
- the LOC107824182 gene encoding glutamyl-tRNA reductase 1, chloroplastic yields the protein MAVASGFATSFAVDSFRCDNLSSTSCSSSFSPSVDCFRHQVSLFGKGRRIKPLVYWTKSHSLSPRCEVASNSVVSNGEKESKASSLSALELLKTSAADRYTKSSSSIMVIGLNIHTAPVEVREKVSIPEAQWPQAIRELCSLNHIEEAAVLSTCNRIEIYVVALAQNRGIKEVTEWMSKFSGVPVTELCQHRFLLYNQDATQHLFEVAAGLDSLVLGEGQILAQVKQVVKNGQGVPGFGRKISELFKHAITAGKRVRTETNISSGSVSVSSAAVELALLKLPEYSSSTARVLVVGAGKMGKLVIKHLVAKGCKKMVVVNRTEDRVAAIREELKDAEIIYKPLSEMSSCAAQADVVFTCTASEAPLYVKESVQALPAVNSEFGGQRLFIDISVPRNVEPCVSELKGACVYNVDNLKEVVEANKEDRLRKKMEAQAIIDEEVKQFEARKDSLETVPTIKKLRAYAERIRAAEVDKCLSKMGDDLPKNKKKAIYDLSLGIVNKLLHGPMQHLKCDGAENRTLSEILENMHALNRIFGLDTEISVLEEKLRAKIEQNQKQSS from the exons ATGGCGGTAGCGAGTGGCTTTGCGACCTCTTTTGCAGTTGACAGTTTTCGTTGTGATAATTTAAGTTCTACGTCGTGTTCTTCGTCTTTTTCTCCTTCCGTGGATTGTTTCCGGCACCAAGTTAGTTTATTCGGGAAAGGTCGGAGAATTAAGCCGTTGGTTTATTGGACGAAATCGCATTCTTTGAGCCCTAGATGTGAAGTTGCTTCGAACTCGGTGGTTAGTAATGGTGAAAAGGAATCTAAAGCGTCGAGTCTTTCAGCTTTGGAGCTTCTGAAAACATCTGCGGCTGACA GATATACAAAGAGTAGCAGCAGCATCATGGTGATTGGACTTAACATTCACACAGCACCAGTTGAAGTGCGGGAGAAAGTCTCCATTCCAGAAGCACAGTGGCCTCAAGCAATTCGTGAACTATGTTCCTTGAATCATATAGAGGAAGCTGCTGTATTGAGTACTTGTAACAGAATCGAAATATATGTTGTGGCGCTGGCCCAAAATCGTGGAATTAAAGAAGTGACTGAGTGGATGTCTAAG TTTAGTGGAGTTCCAGTGACAGAGCTTTGCCAACACCGATTTTTGCTATACAATCAAGATGCCACACAACACCTGTTTGAAGTAGCTGCTGGGCTGGATTCCCTAGTCCTAGGAGAAGGACAAATTCTTGCACAGGTCAAGCAGGTTGTTAAGAATGGACAGGGGGTCCCTGGCTTTGGTAGGAAAATAAGTGAGCTATTTAAGCATGCAATCACAGCCGGAAAGAGGGTTAGGACTGAGACCAATATTTCCAGCGGATCAGTATCAGTAAGTTCAGCTGCAGTGGAGCTTGCTTTGCTGAAACTTCCGGAGTATTCTTCTTCTACTGCCCGCGTGTTAGTAGTTGGAGCAGGGAAGATGGGAAAGCTTGTGATCAAACATTTGGTTGCTAAAGGGTGTAAAAAGATGGTTGTAGTTAACAGGACCGAGGACAGAGTTGCTGCCATCCGTGAGGAGTTGAAGGATGCTGAAATAATATACAAACCTCTCTCAGAAATGTCATCATGTGCTGCTCAGGCTGATGTAGTATTCACCTGCACTGCTTCAGAAGCTCCTTTATATGTAAAGGAGAGTGTTCAAGCACTTCCTGCTGTGAACTCTGAATTTGGGGGACAGAGGCTATTTATCGATATTTCTGTTCCTCGGAATGTGGAGCCTTGTGTCTCAGAACTCAAAGGTGCATGTGTTTACAATGTGGACAATCTTAAAGAGGTTGTGGAAGCTAATAAGGAGGATCGGTTGCGGAAGAAAATGGAAGCTCAGGCCATCATTGATGAGGAAGTGAAACAATTTGAAGCCCGTAAAGACTCCCTTGAGACGGTTCCAACTATCAAAAAGCTCAGGGCATATGCTGAAAGAATTAGGGCTGCTGAGGTTGACAAGTGTTTGTCCAAGATGGGTGATGACCTCCCCAAAAACAAGAAGAAAGCTATCTATGATCTCAGTCTAGGGATAGTGAACAAGCTGCTACACGGACCAATGCAGCATCTGAAATGTGATGGAGCTGAAAATCGAACTTTAAGTGAGATACTTGAAAATATGCATGCCCTTAACAGAATATTTGGTCTTGATACAGAGATTTCTGTATTGGAAGAGAAGTTACGAGCCAAGATAGAACAAAATCAAAAGCAATCTTCTTGA
- the LOC107824181 gene encoding protein trichome birefringence-like 12, producing MASKFTPKLFSWLILPTLLLISLYSLSLPLYTPTPKPKIPISSSCNLFKGKWINDPNRKPIYDESCPFHRNAWNCLRNQRENMGRINSWKWVPDKCDLARIDPVEFLGLMRNKNIGFVGDSLNENFLVSFLCILRVADSGAKKWKRKGAWRGAYFPKFNVTVAYHRAVLLAKYEWQPKQLDDSNQDGLKGIYRVDVDIPADDWAHIGAFYDVLVFNTGHWWGFDKFPKETPLVFYKSGQPIQPPLEMFNGLKAVLENMIAYIEKELPGKTLKFWRLQSPRHFQGGDWNQNGSCTVDEPLDELQLDLWFDPRYNGVNKEARRLNHLIEEVLKGSNIRILDLTHLSEFRADAHPAIWLGKKDAVAVWGQDCMHWCLPGVPDTWVDILAQLMNHYILETG from the exons ATGGCGTCCAAGTTTACCCCAAAGCTTTTCTCATGGCTTATTCTACCAACATTGTTACTCATTTCTCTCTACTCTTTATCTCTTCCTCTTTACACTCCCACTCCAAAACCCAAAATTCCCATCTCATCCTCTTGTAATCTCTTCAAAGGCAAGTGGATCAACGACCCGAATCGCAAACCCATTTACGATGAGTCCTGCCCGTTTCACAGGAACGCCTGGAACTGCCTCAGAAACCAAAGGGAAAACATGGGTCGGATCAATTCATGGAAATGGGTACCCGACAAGTGTGATTTGGCTCGGATCGATCCGGTTGAGTTCTTGGGTTTAATGAGGAACAAGAATATTGGGTTTGTAGGGGATTCGTTGAATGAGAATTTCTTGGTTTCGTTTTTGTGTATACTAAGAGTAGCTGATTCTGGTGCAAAGAAATGGAAGAGAAAGGGGGCTTGGAGAGGAGCTTATTTTCCAAAGTTTAATGTTACTGTGGCTTATCATCGTGCTGTTTTGCTCGCGAAATATGA GTGGCAGCCAAAACAGCTTGACGACTCCAACCAAGATGGATTAAAGGGAATATATCGAGTAGATGTTGATATTCCAGCAGATGATTGGGCTCATATTGGTGCCTTTTATGATGTTCTAGTCTTCAACACTGGTCACTG GTGGGGCTTTGACAAATTTCCTAAAGAGACTCCTCTTGTTTTCTATAAGTCAGGGCAACCCATTCAACCTCCCTTAGAGATGTTTAATGGACTAAAGGCTGTTCTCGAGAATATGATTGCCTACATAGAAAAAGAATTACCAGGGAAAACACTTAAATTTTGGCGCTTGCAATCGCCAAGGCACTTTCAGGGGGGTGACTGGAATCAAAATGGTAGTTGTACAGTGGATGAACCCCTTGATGAACTTCAG CTTGACCTGTGGTTTGATCCCAGATATAATGGGGTTAACAAAGAAGCAAGGCGACTAAATCATCTCATTGAAGAGGTTCTAAAAGGCTCAAATATCAGAATCCTCGATCTGACTCACTTGAGCGAGTTCAGGGCAGATGCCCATCCTGCGATTTGGTTGGGGAAAAAGGATGCAGTGGCTGTCTGGGGTCAGGACTGTATGCACTGGTGCCTTCCAGGTGTTCCAGATACATGGGTTGATATTCTGGCCCAGCTTATGAATCATTATATTTTGGAGACAGGGTAA